The following coding sequences are from one Flavobacteriales bacterium window:
- a CDS encoding RNA pseudouridine synthase, with product MAKQTIEILFEDNHLIAVNKPAGLLVQGDSTGDETLADLVKEYIKQTKNKPGDVYLGIVHRLDRPVSGVILFAKTSKALVRLNKMFAERETKKVYWAVVIKRPEQENGKLVHWLRKDQEKNKSKAFEKEAKYSKYAELNYKMLRGSDRYTLLEVFPKTGRHHQIRVQLAKMGCIIKGDLKYGAPRNNEDASIHLHARRLELMHPVKKEPIVITARVPKENLWQEFEKMMK from the coding sequence ATGGCCAAACAGACCATTGAGATACTTTTTGAAGACAATCACCTCATTGCGGTGAACAAACCTGCTGGACTGTTGGTGCAAGGTGACAGCACTGGTGACGAAACCTTGGCCGATCTGGTAAAGGAGTATATCAAGCAGACCAAGAACAAACCTGGTGATGTTTATCTTGGAATTGTTCACCGATTGGACCGACCCGTTAGTGGCGTGATTCTCTTTGCCAAAACATCCAAGGCGTTGGTGCGCCTGAATAAGATGTTCGCGGAGCGAGAGACCAAAAAAGTGTATTGGGCGGTGGTCATAAAACGCCCAGAACAGGAGAACGGGAAACTCGTTCATTGGCTGAGAAAGGACCAAGAAAAGAACAAGAGCAAGGCGTTTGAAAAGGAGGCGAAATACTCCAAGTATGCTGAACTGAACTACAAGATGCTCCGTGGTTCTGACCGCTACACCCTTTTGGAGGTCTTTCCGAAAACAGGCCGCCACCATCAGATACGCGTTCAGTTGGCCAAAATGGGCTGCATTATTAAAGGAGACCTGAAGTATGGTGCTCCGCGAAACAATGAAGACGCCTCAATCCATTTACACGCAAGGCGGTTGGAACTGATGCATCCAGTAAAGAAGGAACCGATCGTTATCACGGCCCGCGTTCCGAAGGAAAATCTCTGGCAGGAGTTTGAGAAAATGATGAAGTGA